The Deltaproteobacteria bacterium genomic interval TTCAGGGGGAAAGGCTGGTTGCCGCCCTGATGGCGTATGCCGCCTCTGAGAGAATTTTAGAGGAGACGATTCGCTATACTTCGGGACGAGAGGCGTTTGGTAAAAAAATAGTTGATTTTCAGGTTTGGCAGCACAAATTTGCCGAACTGGCGACAGAAATTGAGGCAGCCCGGCGGCTCACCTATCATGCCGTTTCTCTTTTCAACGAGGGGGCTGAATGTTCCAAGGAGATCTCGATGGCCAAGCTCTTTGCCGGGGATCTGGCCCAGAAGGTTGCCTATGACTGCCTCCAGGCCCATGGGGGGTACGGGTATATGGAGGAGTATGCCCTGGCCCGTTTTGCGCGGGATATCCGGTTGATTACCATCGGTGGCGGGACCTCGGAGATTATGAAGGAGATTATCGCGAAGCGGATGGGGTGATCCTTAAATGTCTACACTCAAAGAATTATCAGAAGGACAGAGAGAGAAAAAAGAGAAAATCCTCAAGATGGGTGGGGCCGAGGAGGTGGCTCGTCAGCACAAGGCTGGTAAACTGACGGCGCGCGAAAGGGTTGAACTCCTTTTTGACAAAGGGACGTTTGTTGAAACGGGGATCCTGGCCCATCATCAATCAACCCATCCCGATATGCAGGGACGTTACACGCCGGCGGATGGTTGTATTACCGGTTACGGCAAGATTCAGGACCGCCTGTCCGCCTGTGCCGCCTATGATTTTACGGTGATGGCCGGTTCCATCGGTTACGTTCAGGAACGAAAGGTGGACCGTTTAAGGGAAATCGCCCTGCGCCAGAGGATCCCGATGATCTGGCTCCTCGATTCAGCGGGAGCCAGAATCCAGGAACTGGCCGGTTCGCAGTTTGCGGAGAGCGGCAAACTTTTCTATGATCAGGTCAAGATGAGTGGCGTTGTTCCACAAATCGCGGCGATGATGGGTCCCTGCGCCGCCGGGACAGCCTACATTCCAGCTCTGGCCGACTTTGTCCCGATGGTCAAGGGGACCAGTTCAATGGCGCTGGCCGGGCCGCCGCTGGTCAAGGCGGTGATCGGGGAAGAAATTTCAATGGAGGATCTGGGGGGCTCCAAGATCCATTGTGAGCTCAGCGGTGTCGGTGATCTTGAAGTCGCCAATGATCAAGAATGTATTCAGGTGATCAAGGAGTATTTGGGCTATTTCCCACAAAATTGCGGTGAAAAACCGGCAAGACCTCTTGGCGGCGGCCCGGGATCAGAATTTGAAGAGACGCCGGATGAGCATGTCAGTGAGTCGATCCTTTCAGTCCTCCCCGACAGTTCCAAAAAACCGTACGACATGCACGAGATCGTCAAAAGGATTGTCGATCACGGCCGGTTTTTGGAGATCAAGCCTTCCTTTGCCAGGAATATCATTGTGGGGTTCGGTCGTTTCTGTGGTCATGGGATGGGGATTGTGGCGAATCAGCCGGCTGTTTTAGGGGGTGCCCTGGATGTCGATGCGGCAGACAAGGCGGCCCGCTTCATCAATCTCTGCGATGCCTTCAACATCCCACTCCTCTTTTTGCAGGATGTCCCCGGTTTTATGGTCGGCTCAAAGGTAGAGAGGCAGGGGATCATCCGTCACGGGGCGAAGATGCTCTACGCCGTCTCCCGGGCCTCGGTTCCCAAACTGACCGTGGTGATTCGCAAGGGGTACGGGGCCGGCTATTATGTGATGTGCGGGAAGGGGTATGAACCGGACGGGATTGTCGCCTGGCCGACGGCGGAAATTTCTCTGATGGGGGCGGAAGGGGCTGTGAACATTATTTTCAGGAAACAGATTGAAGAGTCAAAAGATCCCGAAAAGGCCCGTCGTGAACTGGTCGAGCGGTACCAAAACGAGATCAGCCTGGAAAAGGCGGCCGCTGGGGCCTATATTGATGACATTATTGACCCTCGCGACACTAAAAAATGGATCGTCAAAACCCTGGAGCTGGCGGAGCATAAAAAGGTTTACTGGCCGGATAGAAAGCATGGCGTCGCCCCCGTATGAACGACAAGGTGATCATCACCTGTGCGTTGACCGGTGTCCTGGCCAAAAAAGAACAATGCCCCGCAATTCCCTACTCCCCTGTTGAGATTGCCGAGGAGGCAAAGCGGGCTTATGAGGCGGGGGCGACGGTGGTGCATATTCATGCCCGGACCCCTGAAGGCGCCGCCTGTTGGGACCCCGATGTTTTTGGCGAAATTAAGCGCGAGATTCGTGCCCGTTGCCCACTCCTCTTGAATTTTTCCAGCGGTGGGATCGGGTTGCCTATTGAAGAGAGGACCCGGCATATTGGGACCCACCGTCCGGAGATAGCGGCCCTCAACATGGGTTCGATGAACTATGCCATTTACAGCCGGAAGACCAAAGAGTTTTACCACGATCATGTCTTTGCCAATCCGTTCAAGGACATCCGGTACTGTCTGGAGGAGATCAACAAGGCGGGGGCCTTGCCGGAACTGGAGTGTTTTGACTGTGGCCACGTGGGAAATGCCGAACCGTTCATCGATCTGGGCCTCTTGAAGAAGCCGGTCCATTTTTCACTCATCCTCGGGGTGTTGGGAGGGATCTCGACCCGTTCCGGGAATCTCGCCTGCATGGCAGCGAACCTGCCCGTTGGTTCTCACTGGGAGGTGATCGGGATCGGCCGGGACCAGTGGCGGCTGGTCCGTGAGGCGCTGGAATTGGGAGGAGAGGTTCGGGTCGGGCTGGAGGACAACCTCTATCTTCCGAATGGGGAAATGGCCGGCTCCAACGGGGAACTGGTGGCGGCTGCCGCATCTTTGGTTCGTGAGGCCGGGAAAGAGGTCGCTACCTTGACCGAGGCGAAGGAAATCCTTCATAATCAATAAATTATACGCGTGCCTGGCACCAGACCCCCCCATTGGTGCCAGGCACGCGTGAAACTCATTGAGATCTAAATAGATTTTGAAATCGAATTTTCACGCAACCTTTTCCTCCCCCCAGCGATACAGGGCGGGAATTCATTCATTGTTTAAGGAGGGTTATGGGAGCTTTTACTTTCGGTTTCAGGGCCCTGAGCGGAGTCAATTCGGAAGAGACGGCCCGTTCTGTCGACCGGCCTCATACCGAGCGAACCCAGGCCACGATGGTCCAGGTGGAACCGGGTATCCACTTTTCAGGCGATTCCTTCGGGGTGGTCTGGTTATTTCCGATCCCCCTGGCTGTTCGGGAAACATGGCAACGGAAGCAATTCAGGTCCTATGGGACCGGTTTTGGAACGGCGCTTGAGGCCTTTTATCGGCCGAATCCGGAAGGGGCCGGGGTTGTCCTCGGTGCCGGAGGGACGGTCTATCCTTATTACTTTACCCGTGGCGATGAGGTTGTTGAAGGCAGGGAGCAGGAGGGGGTTACCCGGACCATCGAACGGTGGCGCGGGCAGGGGTACGGCTTTGTGGGTTTCCATATTGGGGAGGCCGACCTTTTGGCCACCGGTGGGTATGCGGTTGAGAATACTTATAGTCATCTCCCGGCCCCGGATCATGTTATTGTCGGTTTTGCCGTCAGGGTTCTTCCTGGTGGTAAGGCGCCGGAACCGGCACCACCATCACCAGCATCCCCACCACCAGTAGCAGCGGCCCCTAAACCGGTAGCGACCCTTGGGCTCTCCGCGACAGAGCTCGATTTTGGGGAGGTTGTTGTCAAAGAAAGATCGAGTCAAACATTGACTATTACGAATAACGGCACCGCCCCTCTTGAGATCAAAGAGATGAAGATTCAGGGGGATTATTTGGCATTCGGCTTTTCCCCCGCACCGGAGAGGGTGCCCGCCGGTGGTTCCGCAACGATTGAAATTACCGCAAACCCCACACTGGAA includes:
- a CDS encoding acyl-CoA carboxylase subunit beta, translating into MSTLKELSEGQREKKEKILKMGGAEEVARQHKAGKLTARERVELLFDKGTFVETGILAHHQSTHPDMQGRYTPADGCITGYGKIQDRLSACAAYDFTVMAGSIGYVQERKVDRLREIALRQRIPMIWLLDSAGARIQELAGSQFAESGKLFYDQVKMSGVVPQIAAMMGPCAAGTAYIPALADFVPMVKGTSSMALAGPPLVKAVIGEEISMEDLGGSKIHCELSGVGDLEVANDQECIQVIKEYLGYFPQNCGEKPARPLGGGPGSEFEETPDEHVSESILSVLPDSSKKPYDMHEIVKRIVDHGRFLEIKPSFARNIIVGFGRFCGHGMGIVANQPAVLGGALDVDAADKAARFINLCDAFNIPLLFLQDVPGFMVGSKVERQGIIRHGAKMLYAVSRASVPKLTVVIRKGYGAGYYVMCGKGYEPDGIVAWPTAEISLMGAEGAVNIIFRKQIEESKDPEKARRELVERYQNEISLEKAAAGAYIDDIIDPRDTKKWIVKTLELAEHKKVYWPDRKHGVAPV
- a CDS encoding 3-keto-5-aminohexanoate cleavage protein, yielding MNDKVIITCALTGVLAKKEQCPAIPYSPVEIAEEAKRAYEAGATVVHIHARTPEGAACWDPDVFGEIKREIRARCPLLLNFSSGGIGLPIEERTRHIGTHRPEIAALNMGSMNYAIYSRKTKEFYHDHVFANPFKDIRYCLEEINKAGALPELECFDCGHVGNAEPFIDLGLLKKPVHFSLILGVLGGISTRSGNLACMAANLPVGSHWEVIGIGRDQWRLVREALELGGEVRVGLEDNLYLPNGEMAGSNGELVAAAASLVREAGKEVATLTEAKEILHNQ